A genomic segment from Diospyros lotus cultivar Yz01 chromosome 5, ASM1463336v1, whole genome shotgun sequence encodes:
- the LOC127802547 gene encoding auxin-responsive protein SAUR68-like translates to MISTKKLIKMSRKWQRVAAIRRRRIPIPRAEGDVSSGCSSSSVADRGHFVVYTADQRRYAFPIAYLNHEIIRGLLELSEEEFGLPSDGPITLPCDSAFMEYVVSLIPRRTSKEMQKALLVSIANNGRCSMYSSLLHHQQKPSQQSLLCSC, encoded by the coding sequence ATGATCAGCACCAAGAAACTCATCAAGATGTCAAGGAAATGGCAACGGGTGGCCGccatcagaagaagaagaattccAATACCAAGAGCCGAAGGAGATGTCAGTAGTGGTTGCAGCTCATCATCAGTGGCCGATAGGGGTCATTTTGTTGTCTACACGGCGGATCAAAGACGCTACGCTTTTCCAATCGCGTATCTTAACCATGAGATTATCAGAGGGCTCCTTGAGTTGTCCGAGGAAGAGTTCGGACTACCAAGCGATGGACCCATTACGCTGCCATGCGATTCGGCATTCATGGAGTATGTGGTTTCTTTAATCCCACGCCGCACATCCAAAGAAATGCAGAAAGCTCTGCTGGTGTCCATTGCAAATAATGGAAGATGTTCAATGTATAGctctcttcttcatcatcaacaAAAACCCTCCCAGCAATCACTACTCTGCAGCTGCTAG
- the LOC127802662 gene encoding auxin-responsive protein SAUR68-like, whose product MVSPRKLIKMARKWQKYAAMKTKRLSFSSKNRDVDAGSCSTSSVANKGHFVIYTADQKRFMIPLVYLNHEILRELFKLSEEEFGLPSSGPITLPCDSIFMEYILSLIQHGVAKDLEKVLHLSVSTSLCSSSLSSFHQGKTNQQILVY is encoded by the coding sequence ATGGTCAGCCCAAGAAAACTCATCAAAATGGCAAGGAAATGGCAGAAATATGCTGCCATGAAGACAAAGAGACTTTCATTTTCAAGCAAGAACAGAGATGTGGATGCAGGTAGCTGCAGTACTTCATCAGTGGCTAATAAAGGACATTTTGTTATCTACACAGCTGATCAGAAGCGCTTCATGATTCCCCTAGTTTATCTCAACCATGAGATCCTCAGAGAGCTCTTCAAGTTGTCTGAAGAGGAGTTCGGGCTTCCAAGCAGTGGGCCAATCACGTTGCCGTGTGATTCTATTTTCATGGAGTACATATTGTCATTGATTCAGCATGGTGTAGCTAAAGATCTAGAGAAAGTTTTGCACCTGTCAGTTTCTACTAGTCTCTGCTCATCTTCATTATCGTCTTTCCACCAAGGAAAGACAAATCAGCAAATACTTGTATACTGA